The Huiozyma naganishii CBS 8797 chromosome 3, complete genome genome contains a region encoding:
- the KNAG0C00795 gene encoding homeobox domain-containing protein (ancestral locus Anc_1.122), whose translation MGARKKQNLRVHVVYSKCNEAIKEILVSGLNVPEKKGLLKDLYETYSTIIEQKNRPVISRRTRLFLEKVFTKKQWLTKEERQLIARKCGISPLQVRIWFINKRARSK comes from the exons ATGGGAGCACGCAAGAAGCAAAATTTGAGAGTGCATGTTGTTTACTCCAAATGTAACGAAGCTATTAAA GAAATCCTTGTATCGGGGCTTAATGTACCAGAGAAAAAGGGACTTTTAAAAGACTTGTACGAAACATATTCTACAAtcattgaacaaaagaataGGCCGGTCATTTCTAGGCGTACTCGTTTAttcttggagaaagtgtttaCTAAGAAACAATGGttaacaaaagaagaaagacaATTAATTGCAAGAAAATGTGGGATCAGTCCGTTGCAAGTAAGAATATGG TTTATAAACAAACGTGCTAGATCGAAATAA
- the KNAG0C00800 gene encoding ribonuclease H2 subunit C family protein (similar to Saccharomyces cerevisiae RNH203 (YLR154C); ancestral locus Anc_1.130), with the protein MTIQDNVVPNNYTVHMVPCKIRYTGPTKELTNNMIIEETNDKYNSTYITGHKIRGREVDTSQQMLSPYILKDNPETTTDEKLSTISSKNASPIQHLINYEREGNESRLVEEMSKLEEFLLLNTSSIPKHLGKRQLTNYNTPTLLLKLLFQQTTHPTPNKPALPRRPPQYYLDTLFTPNIYTYTQSYTSTQHTQLNSLTTLSAAHCIATSWKFLKKN; encoded by the coding sequence ATGACCATCCAGGATAATGTCGTACCAAATAACTATACCGTTCATATGGTTCCATGTAAAATACGGTACACGGGTCCTACAAAAGAGCTAACAAACAATATGATAATCGAGGAGACCAATGACAAATACAACAGTACCTATATCACAGGGCACAAAATCAGAGGGAGAGAAGTGGACACTTCGCAACAGATGTTATCTCCTTACATATTGAAAGACAATCCAGAAACTACCACGGATGAGAAGCTATCAACAATCTCAAGTAAGAATGCTTCGCCAATACAACACTTGATAAATTACGAAAGAGAAGGCAACGAGTCCAGactcgttgaagaaatgtcCAAGCTGGAAGAGTTCCTATTGCTTAACACGTCATCCATTCCTAAACACCTGGGAAAGAGGCAACTTACCAATTACAACACACCGACATTACTGCTCAAGTTACTCTTCCAACAAACAACTCATCCCACACCCAACAAACCTGCATTACCTAGGAGACCTCCACAATACTATTTAGACACTTTGTTTACTccaaatatatatacatatacaCAATCATATACAAGCACACAACACACCCAATTGAACAGTCTAACAACACTGAGCGCAGCTCATTGCATCGCTACATCTTGGAAATTtcttaaaaaaaattaa
- the CAN1 gene encoding arginine permease CAN1 (similar to Saccharomyces cerevisiae ALP1 (YNL270C) and CAN1 (YEL063C); ancestral locus Anc_1.83), with product MEFSEKPGASVGSSPDMRHRKKAEEMRETKLAAVTSYTSLGESRADIRHRMSFESGEDGESEEQTGYVHDAEVKRELKQRHIGMIALGATIGTGLFIGLSTPLKQAGPVGALISYIFMGTLVYSVTQSLGEMATFIPVTSSFTVFAQRFLSPSIGAATGYMYWFSWAVTFALELSVIGQVIQYWTYAVPLAAWISIFWVVITAGNMFPVKYYGEVEFWIAFIKVIAIVGFLLYCLCMVCGAGVTGPVGFRYWRNPGPWGPGIISKDKNEARFLGWVSSLINGAFTYQGTELVGISAGEAANPRKAVPRAIKKVVFRILFFYIGSLFFIGLLVPYNDDALNNTDSYVASSPFIIAIKNSGTPVLPHIFNAVIACTIVSAGNSNVYVGSRILFGLSKNKLAPKILSRTTKGGVPWIAVLVTSVVGALAYMETSTGGQNAFNWLLNITAVAGFFTWLFISLSHIRFMQALKYRGISRDDLPFKAALMPGLAYYASFLMFVIIIIQGFTAFAPKFSGSDFAAAYISIFLFIGIWCLFQIIFRCRFIHKVEDVDIDTDRRDIEAVVWEDAEPKTVWDKFWNIIA from the coding sequence ATGGAGTTTAGTGAGAAACCGGGTGCGAGTGTCGGGTCGAGCCCCGATATGCGCCATAGAAAGAAAGCAGAGGAGATGAGGGAGACCAAACTAGCAGCGGTCACGTCGTACACTTCCTTGGGCGAGTCCCGTGCGGATATCCGCCACAGGATGTCCTTTGAGTCCGGGGAGGACGGCGAGTCCGAGGAACAGACAGGGTACGTGCACGACGCAGAGGTCAAGCGGGAGTTGAAGCAGAGACACATTGGGATGATCGCCCTGGGGGCGACCATTGGTACTGGTCTTTTCATTGGGTTGTCCACACCACTGAAACAGGCAGGTCCAGTCGGGGCACTGATCTCGTACATATTCATGGGGACACTAGTGTACAGTGTCACGCAATCATTGGGGGAGATGGCCACTTTCATCCCTGTGACGTCCTCATTCACAGTGTTCGCACAGAGATTCTTGTCTCCGTCCATAGGTGCAGCGACTGGGTACATGTACTGGTTCTCCTGGGCGGTCACTTTCGCGTTGGAGCTCAGCGTAATAGGACAGGTCATTCAGTACTGGACGTACGCCGTCCCATTAGCAGCATGGATCAGTATATTCTGGGTCGTCATCACCGCGGGGAACATGTTCCCAGTTAAATACTACGGTGAGGTAGAGTTCTGGATCGCGTTCATCAAAGTCATTGCCATCGTGGGGTTCCTACTATACTGTTTGTGTATGGTCTGTGGGGCAGGCGTCACGGGGCCCGTAGGGTTCAGGTACTGGAGGAACCCAGGCCCATGGGGGCCAGGGATTATCTCCAAGGATAAAAACGAGGCAAGGTTCTTAGGGTGGGTCTCCTCGCTTATTAATGGTGCTTTCACTTACCAGGGCACAGAATTGGTAGGGATCAGTGCTGGGGAGGCCGCGAACCCTAGAAAGGCAGTGCCACGTGCCATCAAGAAAGTTGTGTTCAGAATCCTGTTTTTCTACATTGGGTCGTTGTTCTTCATTGGCCTGCTTGTCCCTTACAACGATGATGCATTGAATAACACGGATAGTTACGTCGCGTCGTCGCCCTTCATAATAGCCATCAAGAACAGTGGTACACCTGTTCTGCCGCACATCTTCAACGCTGTCATTGCTTGTACAATTGTCTCCGCGGGGAACTCAAACGTCTACGTCGGGTCCCGGATCTTGTTTGGgttgtccaagaacaaattgGCACCGAAGATATTGTCCAGGACCACCAAGGGCGGTGTCCCCTGGATCGCTGTGCTTGTGACATCAGTGGTAGGAGCGTTAGCGTACATGGAAACGTCTACAGGTGGTCAAAACGCATTCAACTGGTTACTAAACATTACCGCGGTAGCCGGGTTCTTTACATGGCTGTTCATCTCTTTGTCGCATATCAGGTTCATGCAAGCGCTTAAGTACCGTGGTATATCAAGGGACGACTTACCCTTCAAAGCGGCTTTAATGCCTGGGTTGGCGTACTACGCTTCTTTTCTAATGTttgtcatcatcatcatccaaGGGTTTACCGCTTTTGCTCCAAAGTTTAGCGGGAGTGATTTCGCAGCCGCTTATATTTCCATCTTTTTATTCATAGGCATCTGGTGCCTATTCCAAATTATATTCCGTTGCCGCTTTATTCATAAAGTAGAGGATGTCGATATAGACACGGACAGAAGGGATATCGAGGCAGTCGTGTGGGAAGATGCGGAACCGAAAACCGTTTGGGACAAGTTCTGGAACATCATTGCGTAA
- the SLP1 gene encoding Slp1p (similar to Saccharomyces cerevisiae SLP1 (YOR154W); ancestral locus Anc_1.77) produces the protein MVARSRLLFFSILEWTHFSAAASVSVLDDAVNITSHATSVSANHSTGGTSRVDGGNVTMHNLTEKIPVNASADPLPKLGEVKSEDVSVNSTETFLSFNEWKQLKERDFEMHEKLENIKNRRKIDPSCLRDGECIGEEMEIDIDVFKSGDDGTELADEPEGKLYKDKFNFASLDCAATMVKTNSEASGATSILIENKDKYLLNPCSAAKKFVVIELCEDILVEELVMANFEYFSSTFKRFRVSVSSRFPAPKNGWNVLGEFEGENTRDLQRFEIANPQIWAKYVRIEYLTHYDHEYYCPLSLVRVHGKTMMDEFKLAAREEIQQGKALVDAEAEHESAAADTEENRDTVARTTDSDELERPKPLDFKSSPKNHKYIMESELLNDSWGLPQFAIFDNITSPDPPISDPLRFCEARLEPLRFDEFLKEINFAFNSTRREGENDTICANNTGSLDNSTAIKNITGAAANGTLVNKTAPLNIPPQLPEESIFKNIMKRINKLEVNATLTVLYLEEQSKMLSNSFNELERTYLVRFDHLVNAFNDTIMNNIGALQDFAEELREQSLSLLDGQGKLAPSSSEGRLVMLEREVRVQKRLLYFCLCLLAYSLYHEYLNSFLFEDDDVEDLEGEVGSTNKY, from the coding sequence ATGGTTGCCCGATCTCGGCTCCTATTCTTTAGCATACTTGAGTGGACCCACTTTTCCGCTGCTGCAAGTGTATCGGTGTTAGATGATGCAGTCAATATTACATCACATGCGACCTCTGTAAGTGCGAATCACAGTACTGGGGGCACTTCTAGAGTAGACGGTGGGAATGTCACTATGCACAACCTCACCGAGAAAATACCGGTGAATGCATCTGCGGATCCTCTTCCTAAGTTAGGGGAAGTGAAATCGGAAGATGTGTCCGTGAACAGTACAGAGACATTCCTTTCATTCAATGAGTGGaaacaattgaaggagagggaCTTCGAGATGCATGAAAAACTGgagaatatcaaaaataGGAGGAAGATAGATCCGTCTTGCTTGAGGGATGGGGAATGTATAGGAGAGGAGATGGAGATAGACATTGATGTTTTCAAATCTGGTGACGACGGCACGGAGTTAGCGGATGAACCTGAGGGGAAATTGTACAAGGATAAATTCAACTTTGCCTCGTTGGACTGTGCCGCGACGATGGTCAAGACAAACTCGGAGGCATCCGGGGCAACCTCCATTTTGATAGAGAACAAGGACAAGTACCTGTTGAATCCGTGTTCTGCTGCTAAGAAGTTTGTGGTCATTGAGTTATGTGAGGACATTTTGGTTGAAGAGTTGGTCATGGCAAACTTTGAGTATTTCTCGTCGACATTCAAAAGATTCAGAGTATCCGTTTCAAGCAGGTTCCCTGCACCGAAAAATGGGTGGAACGTTCTTGGAGAGtttgaaggtgaaaacaCAAGGGACCTACAACGGTTTGAGATTGCAAACCCGCAGATATGGGCCAAGTACGTTCGAATAGAATACCTGACTCACTACGATCACGAATACTACTGCCCACTTTCCCTCGTGCGTGTACATGGGAAGACCATGATGGACGAGTTTAAACTGGCCGCACGGGAGGAGATTCAACAGGGTAAAGCATTGGTCGACGCAGAGGCCGAGCATGAGTCGGCTGCGGCAGACACTGAAGAGAACCGCGATACTGTGGCCAGGACGACTGATAGCGATGAGCTAGAACGACCCAAACCTCTCGATTTTAAATCCTCTCCGAAAAACCACAAATATATCATGGAGAGTGAGTTACTGAACGATTCATGGGGTCTCCCTCAATTTGCTATTTTTGACAACATTACCAGTCCGGACCCGCCGATTTCTGACCCTCTAAGGTTCTGTGAGGCGAGGTTAGAGCCTCTTCGTTTCGAtgagtttttgaaggagatcaATTTCGCATTCAATTCGACAAGACGTGAGGGTGAAAACGATACCATCTGTGCGAACAACACGGGTTCTCTTGACAACAGCACAGCAATCAAGAATATAACTGGCGCTGCTGCCAATGGTACTCTGGTCAATAAGACTGCGCCGCTGAACATCCCTCCACAGTTACCAGAGGAATCGATTTTCAAGAATATCATGAAGAGAATCAACAAATTGGAGGTAAACGCCACTCTCACAGTGTTGTACTTAGAGGAGCAAAGTAAAATGCTTTCGAACTCGTTCAATGAGTTGGAAAGGACGTATCTGGTGCGATTCGACCACCTAGTAAACGCATTCAACGACACGATAATGAATAACATTGGTGCGTTGCAGGATTTTGCCGAGGAGCTCCGAGAACAATCGCTGAGTCTCCTGGATGGTCAAGGGAAGCTGGCTCCGTCGAGTAGCGAGGGGAGACTTGTTATGCTGGAGAGAGAAGTCCGCGTCCAGAAGAGGCTGCTGTATTTCTGTCTCTGCCTACTGGCGTATTCGCTGTACCACGAgtacttgaacagtttcctctttgaggatgatgatgtgGAGGACCTGGAGGGTGAAGTTGGCAGTACGAACAAGTACTGA
- the AVT2 gene encoding Avt2p (similar to Saccharomyces cerevisiae AVT2 (YEL064C); ancestral locus Anc_1.80): MTSAQDEGLLRDPPPSYELHELENPLIAGIIETNEEKSPLHMAFMNMANSILGAGIISQPFAVREAGVLGAFVVYIALGFLVDWTLRLIVQNLVITGTETYQESVAVALGEPGRLAILLANGLFAFGGCVAFCIIIGDTIPHVLRTVCPPQYIERNWVIIVVTLLISLPLSLSKKIKQLERASFLALVSMAVIVVTVAVRGPFLPSELKSQVSLFAPQWWFRKTIFKSVSIVSFALVCHHNTSFIFHSLRNKSIYKFNRLTHWSCAVSVSVCMLMGYTGFHTFKEKTKGNVLNNFSGDDGWINVARLFFGFNMLTTFPLEIFVLRNVVLDIWAGPTHRWYQHRRHHPPRGGHTATQQPPPPEPHGSSPARGPAGPHPGLPPDPEPSEQPHTAVTVVLVLATMGVALVTCNLGALLEVIGSTTGALTAYILPPLTHVLLTRRRPQPHTARERLGHCCCVVFGCTVMLVSTTQTLLDWSRSAGRGGRPLRVLSRRAVPARPRPPCAPPNLDYRFR; this comes from the coding sequence ATGACGTCTGCACAGGATGAGGGGCTCCTGAGGGACCCGCCGCCGTCGTACGAGCTGCACGAGCTGGAGAACCCGCTGATTGCCGGAATCATCGAGACGAATGAGGAGAAGTCTCCGCTGCACATGGCGTTCATGAACATGGCGAACAGTATCCTTGGTGCTGGGATCATCTCGCAGCCCTTCGCGGTGAGGGAGGCCGGTGTTCTGGGGGCGTTCGTCGTGTACATTGCGCTCGGGTTTCTTGTCGACTGGACTCTGCGGTTGATCGTGCAGAACCTTGTGATCACGGGCACGGAGACGTACCAGGAGAGCGTTGCCGTTGCGCTGGGGGAACCCGGGCGGCTTGCGATCCTCTTGGCGAACGGTCTCTTCGCGTTCGGTGGGTGTGTTGCCTTCTGCATCATCATTGGCGACACGATCCCACACGTGTTGCGGACCGTGTGTCCACCACAGTACATCGAGCGCAACTGGGTGATCATTGTGGTGACGCTGTTGATCAGCTTGCCCTTATCACTTAGcaagaagatcaagcaACTGGAGCGAGCGTCGTTCCTTGCACTTGTGAGCATGGCCGTGATCGTCGTGACCGTGGCCGTCAGGGGGCCCTTCCTGCCTAGCGAGCTCAAATCTCAAGTGAGTCTGTTCGCACCGCAGTGGTGGTTCCGCAAGACGATCTTCAAGAGTGTTTCGATCGTGTCGTTCGCACTTGTGTGCCACCACAACACGAGCTTCATCTTCCACTCGCTACGCAACAAGTCTATATACAAGTTCAACAGGCTGACACACTGGAGCTGTGCCGTGAGTGTATCCGTGTGCATGCTGATGGGGTACACCGGGTTCCACACGTTCAAGGAAAAGACGAAGGGCAACGTGCTGAACAACTTCAGTGGCGACGACGGCTGGATCAACGTCGCCCGTCTGTTCTTCGGGTTCAACATGCTCACCACTTTCCCACTGGAGATATTCGTGCTACGCAACGTCGTGCTAGACATCTGGGCGGGACCGACGCACAGGTGGTACCAGCACAGGCGGCACCACCCACCACGGGGAGGCCACACCGCCACGCAGCAGCCACCGCCGCCAGAACCCCACGGCAGCAGCCCAGCCCGCGGGCCAGCCGGACCCCACCCGGGCCTACCGCCGGACCCCGAGCCCAGCGAACAGCCGCACACGGCAGTAACGGTCGTGCTCGTGCTCGCGACGATGGGCGTCGCCCTCGTGACGTGCAACCTGGGGGCACTGCTGGAGGTCATCGGCAGCACCACGGGCGCGCTCACGGCGTACATTCTCCCGCCTCTGACGCACGTGCTGCTCACCAGGCGCCGGCCGCAACCGCACACCGCCCGCGAGCGGTTGGgccactgctgctgcgtcGTCTTTGGCTGCACGGTGATGCTCGTCAGCACGACGCAGACGCTGCTGGACTGGTCCCGCAGCGCGGGCCGGGGGGGGCGCCCACTGCGAGTTCTGAGCCGCCGGGCGGTGCCCGCCCGGCCACGTCCCCCCTGCGCCCCCCCCAACCTCGATTACCGCTTCCGGTAA
- the KNAG0C00770 gene encoding uncharacterized protein: MSACKRKQNVQLHPNLVKNEQITANATIKPYKEDILLLYHDLDVAHTGQLNPVMIDNQPEIKWNMRPFLIDFLVELHVFFDLSPETLYLAASIADRYCSKRIVYKRHYQLLIATSLWIAAKYQDKKIEYPILKELYLLCYQIYDPQMFVQMERHILTTLDWTVGHVTTATEILHLLFDQCPKLTLLPKTGIVCQFTNFLLDFSLYHRDYLCFNHSTRAVSALLVASCIVGDDTFPNHFKRLLQQQPKEQKQDEKKCSAPLLKYIAGDSENHDLDLHITRDKMAEIRQCVFLHLQDLFMPRMARATTQSNSNKFKISQVLLKKYKAWPVRALVDKFTAANFELFVHLNGLLESRDALKRDGFFIQPWLPNSIAMFIDYFVSLGEIRYDSDVVAAGQAEYGPAPYREAIVQHAEAVSRVPTPLEFMTPNTACSRFSSSSATPLLLRSTSSISDNSISNASSRSSSIFSQPITRVDSSQFIDTITPVTATFPHVKNRSNTFTAGTIKQCQQPSSMLSMKGSSNSTIPPTPTLLRHKSQMSFSGSSNLFSISQSPKLSDETLLESMDNFISEVTSAQNGILNFDQIALQKKK; this comes from the coding sequence ATGTCAGCTTGcaaaaggaaacaaaaTGTCCAATTGCACCCGAATTTAGTCAAAAATGAACAGATCACAGCGAACGCCACCATTAAACCGTACAAAGAGGATATCCTCCTGCTTTACCACGACTTGGATGTTGCTCACACGGGGCAACTCAACCCTGTCATGATAGACAACCAGCCAGAGATCAAATGGAACATGAGACCATTCCTAATCGACTTCCTCGTCGAATTGCACGTCTTCTTCGACCTATCACCAGAGACTTTGTACCTTGCTGCCTCGATTGCGGACAGGTACTGCTCAAAGAGAATAGTTTACAAAAGACACTACCAGTTACTGATCGCTACCTCACTGTGGATAGCTGCCAAGTATCAggataaaaaaatagagTACCCCATATTGAAGGAACTGTACTTGCTATGCTACCAGATCTACGACCCTCAAATGTTCGTCCAAATGGAGAGACACATCCTCACCACACTCGACTGGACCGTAGGGCACGTCACCACGGCAACAGAGATCCTACACCTCTTGTTCGACCAGTGCCCGAAACTGACCCTACTGCCCAAGACGGGCATCGTCTGCCAGTTCACCAACTTCTTGCTAGACTTCTCCCTATACCATAGGGACTACCTCTGCTTCAACCATTCAACAAGGGCAGTCAGCGCTTTGCTAGTCGCATCATGCATAGTAGGTGACGACACTTTCCCAAACCACTTCAAGAGActcttgcaacagcagccaaaggaacaaaaacaagacgaaaaaaaatgcagtGCACCTCTACTCAAATATATCGCGGGCGATAGTGAGAACCATGACTTGGACTTGCACATCACGAGAGACAAAATGGCAGAGATAAGACAGTGCGTCTTCTTGCACTTGCAGGACCTCTTCATGCCCAGAATGGCAAGGGCCACCACACaaagcaacagcaacaagttcaagatCTCGCAAGTGTTActgaaaaaatataaagCGTGGCCTGTACGCGCCCTTGTGGACAAGTTCACCGCGGCAAACTTCGAACTGTTTGTGCACCTCAATGGATTACTAGAATCGAGGGACGCGCTCAAGAGGGACGGGTTCTTCATTCAACCGTGGTTGCCAAACTCGATCGCCATGTTCATAGACTACTTCGTCTCCCTCGGCGAAATCAGGTACGATTCAGACGTCGTCGCCGCAGGGCAGGCGGAGTACGGCCCAGCGCCATACCGCGAGGCGATCGTTCAACACGCAGAGGCAGTCTCAAGGGTCCCCACCCCACTCGAGTTCATGACCCCAAACACAGCCTGCAGCAGGTTCAGCTCGTCCTCGGCAACACCGCTGCTTCTGAGGTCCACGTCCTCGATCTCGGACAACTCAATCTCAAATGCATCTTCGAGATCCTCCTCCATCTTCTCACAACCAATCACCCGTGTAGATTCAAGCCAGTTCATAGATACAATCACCCCGGTGACGGCAACTTTCCCACACGTGAAAAACAGGTCAAACACATTTACAGCGGGGACGATAAAACAGTGTCAGCAACCGTCCTCCATGCTGAGCATGAAGGGTTCGAGCAACTCAACGATCCCACCAACACCGACACTACTAAGACACAAGTCTCAGATGTCCTTCTCCGGGTCCTCAAACTTGTTCTCCATCAGCCAGTCGCCAAAGTTATCCGACGAAACGCTGCTTGAGTCGATGGATAACTTTATCAGTGAAGTCACCTCCGCACAGAACGGGATTCTAAACTTCGATCAAATTGCAttacagaaaaagaagtaG